The Streptomyces avermitilis MA-4680 = NBRC 14893 genome contains a region encoding:
- a CDS encoding LLM class flavin-dependent oxidoreductase, producing the protein MASTPPSSLPSSSPSASSTPSSSALHLAVALDGAGWHPAAWREPVARPRELLTAGYWAGLVTEAERGLLDFVTIEDGLGLQSSHFTEPDGRTDQVRGRLDAVLIAARVAPLTRHIGLVPTVVATHTEPFHISKAIATLDYVSTGRAGLRVQVSARQNEAAHFGRRTFPRFDIEDLDTPAVREVTTDLFDEAADYVEAVRRLWDSWEDDAEIRDVATGRFIDRDKLHYIDFEGRHFSVKGPSITPRPPQGQPVVSALAHQSTPFQLVGRSADIGYVTPHDLDQARAIVDEIRAAQTAAGRAGDTLHIFADLLVFLDDDPGTAAARRERLDSLAGHPYTGDARVFTGTPAQLADLLLELRQAGLSGFRLRPAVVGHDLPQITRGLVPELQRRDAFRRAYEADTLRGLLGLTRPANRYAAATV; encoded by the coding sequence GTGGCCTCGACACCCCCTTCTTCCCTGCCCTCTTCCTCCCCTTCTGCCTCCTCCACCCCTTCGTCGTCCGCGCTGCATCTCGCCGTCGCCCTCGACGGCGCGGGCTGGCACCCGGCCGCCTGGCGCGAGCCCGTGGCCCGGCCCCGCGAACTGCTCACCGCCGGATACTGGGCCGGCCTCGTCACCGAGGCCGAGCGCGGACTGCTCGACTTCGTGACCATCGAGGACGGGCTCGGGCTCCAGTCCTCACACTTCACCGAGCCCGACGGGCGTACGGACCAGGTGCGCGGACGGCTGGACGCCGTACTCATCGCCGCCCGGGTGGCCCCGCTCACCCGGCACATAGGTCTCGTGCCGACCGTGGTGGCGACCCACACAGAGCCGTTCCATATATCCAAGGCGATCGCCACCCTCGACTATGTGAGCACCGGCCGAGCCGGCCTGCGCGTCCAGGTGTCGGCACGGCAGAACGAGGCCGCGCACTTCGGCCGCCGTACGTTTCCGCGGTTCGACATCGAGGACCTGGACACCCCCGCCGTACGCGAGGTGACGACCGACCTCTTCGACGAGGCCGCCGACTACGTGGAGGCGGTGCGCCGGCTGTGGGACAGCTGGGAGGACGACGCGGAGATCCGGGACGTCGCCACCGGCCGCTTCATCGACCGCGACAAGCTCCACTACATCGACTTCGAGGGCCGGCACTTCAGCGTCAAGGGCCCCTCGATCACCCCCCGGCCGCCCCAGGGCCAGCCGGTCGTGAGCGCCCTGGCCCACCAGAGCACCCCGTTCCAGCTGGTGGGACGTTCCGCGGACATCGGATACGTCACCCCGCACGACCTCGACCAGGCGCGGGCCATAGTCGACGAGATCCGTGCCGCGCAGACCGCGGCGGGCCGCGCCGGAGACACCCTGCACATCTTCGCCGACCTGCTGGTGTTCCTCGACGACGACCCCGGCACGGCCGCGGCCCGCCGGGAGCGCCTCGACAGCCTCGCCGGACACCCGTACACCGGCGACGCCCGCGTCTTCACCGGCACCCCGGCCCAACTGGCCGACCTGCTCCTGGAGTTGCGGCAGGCCGGGCTGTCCGGCTTCCGGCTGCGCCCCGCCGTCGTGGGCCACGACCTCCCGCAGATCACTCGCGGTCTGGTCCCCGAACTCCAGCGCCGGGACGCCTTCCGGCGTGCGTACGAGGCCGACACCCTGCGCGGGCTGCTCGGGCTCACCCGCCCCGCCAACCGCTACGCCGCCGCCACCGTCTGA